A single window of Desulfovibrio sp. G11 DNA harbors:
- a CDS encoding response regulator, producing the protein MQKHILLVDSDAENLSRMSQALRQSDYQVSVAGNCDESLNMVRSLKPDCIIFDVELEGTSGTIMYSRLRRNPQTRHIPAIVCTSVGPRPVCFGTGIPVLNKSCTCEALLGAVSAATA; encoded by the coding sequence ATGCAAAAGCATATTCTCTTGGTAGACAGCGATGCCGAAAATCTAAGCAGGATGTCGCAAGCTCTACGTCAATCTGACTATCAGGTGAGCGTAGCCGGTAATTGTGATGAAAGTCTGAACATGGTCCGCAGCCTCAAGCCTGACTGCATCATTTTTGATGTGGAACTGGAGGGCACGTCGGGAACCATCATGTACAGCCGTTTGCGCAGGAACCCGCAGACCCGGCATATCCCGGCCATTGTCTGCACCAGTGTGGGGCCAAGACCGGTGTGCTTTGGAACGGGAATACCCGTTTTGAACAAGTCCTGTACTTGTGAGGCGCTGCTGGGGGCCGTTTCTGCCGCCACTGCCTGA
- the hmcE gene encoding sulfate respiration complex protein HmcE — protein MLDFITGPLFVISLVIFTVGMLARVFLYVRGLDWRLERIAYRYHTDRSIPGALASIFKWLIPGGTDGWRTQPVATTLFFLLHFGAVLVPLFLLGHTVLLERYVGISLPSLPGTLADILSVLSLVAILLLAARRMTSPALRQLNSRADWFILLLTFLPFATGLMARLDTSAYQSWIVLHVLSGELFLILAPFTKLSHIVLFFLSRAQIGMDFAIKRGGATRGGAFPW, from the coding sequence ATGCTTGACTTTATTACCGGACCCCTGTTTGTCATTTCACTTGTCATTTTTACAGTAGGCATGCTGGCCCGCGTGTTTCTTTACGTGCGCGGCCTGGACTGGCGCCTTGAACGCATCGCCTACCGCTACCACACAGACCGCTCCATTCCGGGTGCCTTGGCGTCCATCTTTAAATGGCTCATCCCCGGCGGCACTGATGGCTGGCGCACGCAGCCCGTGGCCACTACCCTTTTTTTCCTGCTGCACTTCGGCGCTGTGCTGGTGCCGCTTTTTCTGCTGGGTCACACCGTGCTGCTTGAGCGCTATGTGGGCATAAGCCTGCCCTCGCTGCCCGGCACCCTGGCGGACATTCTTTCAGTGCTCAGCCTTGTGGCCATCCTGTTGCTGGCCGCGCGGCGCATGACCTCGCCCGCACTACGGCAGCTGAACAGCCGCGCGGACTGGTTCATTCTGCTTTTGACCTTTTTGCCCTTCGCCACCGGGCTTATGGCCCGCCTGGATACCTCGGCCTACCAGAGCTGGATTGTTCTGCATGTGCTGAGCGGCGAGCTTTTCCTTATTCTGGCCCCCTTTACCAAGCTTTCGCACATCGTGCTCTTTTTCCTGTCGCGTGCCCAGATCGGCATGGACTTCGCCATTAAAAGAGGCGGAGCTACCCGCGGCGGCGCTTTCCCCTGGTAA
- a CDS encoding cytochrome c3 family protein has protein sequence MREKHIGFRTILTSLLFLALGMALSSGVAFGEERIPFTYPAFSAKKMPPVFFTHDQHIAYLEDKGQDCTACHQMTDDGLSETFLNVRNVAPGKQVDYLHATCTECHVKLAKGPRLVDCRVCHSERIASEYAAKK, from the coding sequence ATGCGGGAAAAACACATCGGATTCAGAACCATTCTCACCAGCCTCTTGTTTTTGGCTCTCGGCATGGCACTGTCTTCAGGCGTGGCCTTCGGTGAGGAACGTATTCCCTTCACCTATCCGGCCTTCAGCGCCAAGAAGATGCCGCCGGTTTTCTTCACCCATGACCAGCATATCGCCTATCTGGAAGACAAGGGGCAAGACTGCACCGCCTGCCACCAGATGACGGACGACGGGCTGTCAGAGACGTTCTTGAATGTAAGAAACGTCGCTCCCGGCAAGCAGGTGGACTACCTGCATGCCACCTGTACCGAGTGTCATGTCAAGCTTGCCAAAGGCCCCCGCCTTGTAGACTGCCGGGTCTGCCACAGCGAGCGCATCGCATCTGAGTACGCCGCCAAAAAGTAG
- a CDS encoding YchJ family protein produces the protein MQQQCPCGSGHSLDQCCGPYMDGTAWPGDAETLMRSRYSAYVLGRYQWLVDSTHPDYREGISVEKLTEQARDVQWLRLDVGRTESDVPAGQNGELFDVVEFHAYYEMEGIPRQLGERSFFARHDEKIFYVDGVALRPEAYRRQNPKVGRNDPCPCGSGKKYKKCCGAETA, from the coding sequence ATGCAACAGCAATGCCCTTGCGGCAGCGGCCATTCTCTTGATCAGTGCTGCGGTCCTTATATGGATGGCACGGCATGGCCCGGCGATGCCGAAACTCTTATGCGTTCGCGCTATTCGGCCTACGTGCTTGGCCGTTACCAGTGGCTTGTCGACAGTACTCACCCGGATTACCGGGAGGGTATTTCTGTGGAAAAGCTTACGGAACAGGCCAGGGACGTACAGTGGCTGCGTCTGGATGTGGGGCGGACTGAAAGCGACGTGCCGGCCGGACAAAACGGTGAACTGTTTGATGTGGTGGAGTTTCACGCCTACTATGAAATGGAGGGCATCCCTCGCCAGCTGGGCGAGCGCAGCTTTTTTGCCCGCCACGATGAAAAGATCTTTTATGTGGATGGTGTTGCCCTGAGGCCCGAGGCGTACCGCAGGCAAAATCCCAAGGTGGGGCGCAACGATCCCTGTCCTTGCGGCAGCGGCAAAAAGTACAAAAAATGCTGTGGAGCCGAAACCGCTTGA
- the hmcF gene encoding sulfate respiration complex iron-sulfur protein HmcF, with translation MSELLCTPTPITTKEGILELLKDKGGAQYYSQMKEMKVDQAALARDLEQTCKSRTRTWLDICAHCAMCADSCFFYRTNNNDPTQIPSYKIQATLGELLRRKGKVDAAFMIKCMDAAWGKCTCCNRCAVYCPHGIDTGVMFSYLRGILFKHGFIPWEMKIGSGMHRVYGAQMDVSEEDWLETCEWMVEEQQEEWPDLEIPVEKEHADVMYVLNAREVKHYPEDIALAAILFHVTDTNWTVPREGWENTSLTMFAGDWEGCAQNVKRIYAAVERIKPKVVVGTECGHAHRATVIEGPYWAGRESGDPPVRFMHYVEWVAEMLRTGKIKIDPAKKIKVPCTLQDSCNYVRNHGLGMATREIMSYIAEDFREMSPKSDHNFCCGGGGGLNGIGIYRQERNVALTNKLEQIKATGAEMVITPCHNCWDAIRDMMEVYEEHNIKWSFLKPMLVDMLIIPPHIRHIAPE, from the coding sequence ATGTCCGAACTGCTTTGCACCCCCACTCCCATCACCACCAAGGAAGGCATCCTCGAGTTGCTGAAGGACAAGGGCGGGGCGCAGTACTACAGCCAAATGAAGGAAATGAAGGTCGACCAGGCAGCACTGGCCCGCGACCTGGAGCAGACCTGCAAATCGCGCACCCGCACGTGGCTCGACATCTGTGCCCACTGCGCCATGTGCGCCGACAGCTGCTTCTTTTACAGAACAAACAATAATGACCCCACCCAGATTCCCTCGTACAAGATACAGGCGACCCTGGGCGAGCTCCTGCGCCGCAAGGGCAAGGTCGACGCCGCTTTCATGATCAAATGCATGGACGCCGCCTGGGGCAAATGCACCTGCTGCAACCGCTGCGCCGTTTACTGCCCGCACGGCATCGATACCGGCGTCATGTTCAGCTATCTGCGCGGCATTCTTTTCAAGCACGGCTTCATTCCGTGGGAAATGAAGATCGGCTCCGGCATGCACCGCGTGTACGGCGCCCAGATGGACGTGAGCGAAGAAGACTGGCTCGAAACCTGTGAATGGATGGTGGAAGAGCAGCAGGAAGAATGGCCCGACCTCGAAATACCCGTTGAAAAGGAACATGCCGACGTCATGTATGTTCTCAACGCCCGCGAGGTTAAGCACTATCCTGAAGACATTGCCCTGGCGGCCATCCTCTTCCACGTGACCGACACCAACTGGACCGTGCCGCGCGAAGGATGGGAAAATACCTCACTGACAATGTTCGCCGGCGACTGGGAAGGCTGTGCGCAGAACGTCAAGCGTATTTACGCAGCTGTTGAGCGCATCAAGCCCAAAGTGGTTGTAGGTACCGAATGCGGGCATGCCCACCGCGCCACAGTTATTGAAGGCCCATACTGGGCCGGACGCGAGAGCGGTGACCCGCCGGTGCGCTTCATGCACTATGTGGAATGGGTGGCAGAAATGCTGCGCACAGGCAAGATCAAGATAGATCCGGCCAAAAAAATCAAGGTTCCCTGCACACTTCAGGATTCATGCAACTACGTGCGCAACCACGGCCTTGGTATGGCCACCCGCGAAATCATGAGCTATATTGCTGAAGATTTTCGCGAAATGAGTCCCAAAAGCGACCACAATTTCTGTTGCGGCGGGGGCGGCGGCCTCAACGGCATCGGCATTTACCGGCAGGAGCGTAACGTGGCGCTCACCAACAAGCTGGAGCAGATCAAGGCCACCGGCGCCGAAATGGTCATCACGCCCTGCCACAACTGCTGGGACGCCATCCGCGATATGATGGAAGTATATGAAGAGCACAACATCAAGTGGTCTTTCCTCAAGCCGATGCTGGTGGACATGCTGATCATACCGCCGCACATCCGCCATATTGCGCCTGAGTAG